A single Desulfuromonas sp. DNA region contains:
- a CDS encoding (Fe-S)-binding protein, with the protein MWKEIPQEVEKPRYRVALFGGCANDFLYPGLGRDLVKVLNRLGVEVSYPMKQNCCGIPALYSGDKETAVELAEQNVAAMLEGNPDYVVTTCPTCTMALQRDFVDHLKDNPVWAEQAERLAAITVDISGFLVNQLGAGEIFKGLASPEKVTYHDSCHLKRGAGVWREPRQLLAASGRELVEMDHADRCCGFGGSYSFTSHPDIARSILADKLADIEKSGAACVAMDCPGCMLQIRGGLEKQGIAVRAAHTVELLAEMFD; encoded by the coding sequence ATGTGGAAGGAGATTCCCCAGGAGGTGGAGAAGCCCCGCTACCGGGTCGCCCTGTTCGGCGGCTGCGCCAACGACTTCCTCTACCCCGGGCTCGGGCGCGACCTGGTCAAGGTGCTGAACCGGCTGGGGGTGGAGGTCTCCTACCCGATGAAGCAGAACTGCTGCGGCATCCCCGCCCTCTACTCGGGCGACAAGGAGACCGCCGTGGAGCTCGCCGAGCAGAACGTCGCGGCGATGCTCGAGGGGAATCCCGACTACGTCGTCACGACCTGCCCGACCTGCACCATGGCCCTGCAGCGGGACTTCGTCGACCACCTCAAGGACAACCCGGTCTGGGCCGAGCAGGCCGAGCGGCTGGCGGCCATCACCGTCGATATCTCGGGCTTCCTCGTCAACCAGCTCGGGGCCGGGGAGATTTTCAAGGGGCTGGCCTCCCCCGAGAAGGTCACCTATCACGACTCCTGCCACCTCAAGCGCGGCGCCGGGGTCTGGCGGGAGCCGCGCCAGCTGCTCGCCGCCTCGGGGCGGGAGCTGGTGGAGATGGACCACGCCGACCGCTGCTGCGGTTTCGGCGGCTCCTACTCTTTCACCAGTCACCCGGACATCGCCCGCAGCATCCTCGCCGACAAGCTGGCCGACATCGAGAAGAGCGGCGCCGCCTGCGTCGCCATGGACTGCCCCGGCTGCATGCTGCAGATCCGCGGCGGGCTCGAGAAGCAGGGCATCGCCGTGCGCGCCGCCCACACCGTGGAACTGCTGGCGGAGATGTTCGACTAG